Proteins encoded in a region of the Suncus etruscus isolate mSunEtr1 chromosome 1, mSunEtr1.pri.cur, whole genome shotgun sequence genome:
- the NOG gene encoding noggin, whose protein sequence is MERCPSLGVTLYALVVVLGLRAAPTGGQHYLHIRPAPSDNLPLVDLIEHPDPIFDPKEKDLNETLLRSLLGGHYDPGFMATSPPEDRPGGGAALGGATGGAAEDLAELDQLLRQRPSGAMPSEIKGLEFSEGLAPGKKQRLSKKLRRKLQMWLWSQTFCPVLYAWNDLGSRFWPRYVKVGSCFSKRSCSVPEGMVCKPSKSVHLTVLRWRCQRRGGQRCGWIPIQYPIISECKCSC, encoded by the coding sequence ATGGAGCGCTGCCCCAGTCTGGGGGTCACCCTCTACGCCCTGGTGGTGGTCCTGGGACTGCGGGCGGCCCCGACGGGCGGCCAGCACTATCTGCACATCCGTCCGGCCCCCAGCGACAACCTGCCCCTGGTGGACCTCATCGAGCACCCGGACCCTATCTTTGACCCCAAGGAGAAGGATCTGAACGAGACGCTGCTGCGCTCGCTGCTCGGGGGTCACTACGACCCGGGCTTCATGGCCACCTCGCCCCCCGAGGATCGGCCCGGCGGGGGCGCGGCCCTCGGAGGGGCGACCGGGGGCGCCGCCGAGGACCTGGCCGAGTTGGACCAGCTGCTGCGGCAGCGGCCGTCGGGGGCCATGCCGAGCGAGATCAAAGGGCTGGAGTTCTCCGAGGGCTTGGCCCCCGGCAAGAAGCAGCGGCTGAGCAAGAAGCTGCGGAGGAAGCTGCAGATGTGGCTGTGGTCGCAGACCTTCTGCCCCGTGCTGTACGCCTGGAACGACCTGGGCAGCCGCTTCTGGCCGCGCTACGTGAAAGTGGGCAGCTGCTTCAGCAAGCGCTCCTGCTCCGTGCCCGAGGGCATGGTGTGCAAGCCGTCCAAGTCGGTGCATCTCACCGTGTTGCGGTGGCGCTGTCAGCGACGCGGGGGCCAGCGCTGCGGCTGGATTCCCATCCAGTACCCCATCATTTCCGAGTGCAAGTGCTCGTGCTAG